The genomic window TATGAATTGCCTGTATGAATAGCAAGTGCATGTTTGGGAGCCACATCTGTCATTTGAaatcattttccaaatgggaggTCAGATCGTTAGAGGAGCTTTGCTGGTTTAGCACAATGTTCTTGTTGTTACATTATCTGTCTTATCGCTGAACATCTAAACTCTTGAATGCTGCCTGGGCTTTTACAGACAGTGAAGTGTCTTTTCTTGCATTGTGGGTGCTTCACATCCAGCATGAATGTAGCAACAGAGGGGTTTTCACTGCTGGGTAGGAGTTTTGGTCTCAAGCCACATACTGtaattccgttttttttttgttatgtggAATGTATTCCGTTCCACCATCCCACGATGCTCGGCTTCACATCCTCTTCATACCAAGAAGAGGAGGTAAACTGGTGAGATTCAGGCCTACTCTCTGCATATTAAACCATAAAGATctggatctttcactttttgttcACCAAACCTTCCAGTTGAACTGATAAAAGAAGTGTTAACCAAGACTAAGAGGATGTTAAGTTCAGTCTCATTATAAGCTGTATGAaagcattttattatttttattatatcacTCTCAGTGTAAATACAATTACAGATTCTTACTAAAAGCAATATTATGCTTATAATTTTTAGCATGCACCAAAAGactaaaaatgatttgaaaaaacaGTATGCAAAGTTACAGTAATTACCTAACAAGCAAAGTCCctgtaaaattaaaataaatgtcttttaaaTTGCACACACCACAAAGAAGTGTGTTGTTAACAGTGTTGCcaaatttaaatgaataaaaaaaagtatatataaaatacatgtgtatatatatatatatatatatatgtgtatatatatactcaTGCCAGGACTGAAGCGTGTCACTGCTTCCCGTCTCACCCACGCCCTCcccaaaaatcataaaaaatatcacagttaaaaaacatttaaaactatAAACCTACTATTGAGTAGAGATTAGTACTTCTCAGTCTTTGCATATTTTTCAATCTTGGAACATGTCTAGAAACATATCTAAGttcaatttacataatttttaaaatatattttgtacaAGGGGTATTTTTCTATGGTTGTTTGTGGTCTGTCCAAGAGGTTTATAACTGTCATTACATGCAAATTTCAGCTCATGAATCTTTCCAATATTACTGGAAGGAGCACTCTTTCAAAATACACCTGCTCCCACCAGACTAGTGGATAATTATCCCTTAGCCTGTTTTGCATGAAGTGCTACTTCTGCAGTTGTAGTATCCTTACAGTGATAGCTATTCATCAGGTGGAGAGTTGTTGAGTTTTGTCTTTAATTATTTGGCTCATAATTTTGGCCACTTTCATGAAAGGTCATTCTGTGCCAACTGGACCAAGTGTCAGTTTGAGTCATGGATtttcctgatttattttttgtgaaaTATTCAAATAGATTTAGGATATTATGCAAAATTGTATTGCCCTGGACCAAATATTTTATAATCTATAGCAGTTTAAAATATAGGTAAAATGTATTAGATCTTTTCCACATTATTCTGGCAAAAGTCTCACCAGTTGTTTTTTTCTACTACCACTTTCTCAAGAGTTGTTGTAGATGGGGAGGGGATATACATACAGTTTATTATACAGTTTATATTGAAGTCAAATCTTGAAAGAATGATGTTCTTACCTTTCCTTCGTCTTGTACTGTTGAGTAAATCTGTTGACAATACGATATCTTGTGAAACTTCGTACAGTGTACACactgtgaagcacaaaaatgTAATCAAACTTTGTTGATGCCATTGTTTGGCATGGACATGCTCCTCATAAAGTATGAAAACTATGGCAGCAAGTCCTTCATTTCTGCTGGAGACTGTAAACGTTTTTGACAGAGTTTTAACATCAAAAGATTAACGTGATGTCGCTGGGTTACAAGCTTGTACCAGTCACTGCGAGCAAATAATTTGCGCTGTTTTTACAGCCCATGTTCCCATGTCATTATCTTTCATGTCGTATTAAACAGTCACTGAGATCAAGGGAACAATTAAAAAGGGGGTTAATATACTATATTATAAAACCACTTTCTTACAATCTTGGGTGTGGTGATGTGTGCCATCTGACAGATGATATTCTGTAATATTTCTCCAATATTTGTAATATTATCAGTCTGCAATCTGTCATCGATGAGGTTAACATAATCTTGCAATGCAGTTCCCGCCCGGTGTAATTACTGTATTTTTGGGACTATaaattgcagttttttttcatagtttgataCCCGTAaaattattcagcctgttgttgcctccgttctatttttattttaaattccctttcaagatgacatgtctgttcttggtgttagaTTTGATCAAATAAATTTCTATACTCCAGcgcgatttatatatgtattttttttttcttatttatgcaatttatggctggtgcaagtTGTACTCTGGAGcaatttatagtctggaaaatacggatCATCACTGTGTGTTTTGGGCACGCTTGCAGTTTTTCCCAAAATGCATGggataaaaaaatcatttaaaataatCTGCATGAACTTCTATTAACTCTGAGAACacacatgaaaagaaaaacattgataAACTACATGCTGGAAGATTAAAGTGAGGAATTTAATGAATCCTAATCACGTAATCCTAGTGTGAGTAGCGAGCTAAAATGGAGCAGCTTGTGTCAGCAGCCCTGTAGCCTTTAAGTCTCAAATCTGGTAGGTGTCACCATGTTGAAATCCATACTTATAGGAGTTATTTTAGTGACACGAGACCCTTTGTCCCTTTGTAATAACTACGCAGCTCTGACAACGGGCCATTGTTTCAGTCATATTGCATCTTGTCTCATGTAGTCCAACACCATTCCTCCACAGTACagtgtgtatattgttttgttGGCAGCAATGCACTAGATGTCTCGCAGCGCTCTGCTTTAGAatttttgagtaaaatttaCCTGTAGGTACCCGTGAGGATAAATTAAGGTTGGCTCCAAGCACACACACGATCCAACTGATTATGAGTTGTCGTAATAATGGGGCTGCCACCAGCCTGAGACTGAGCTAGCATCTGTCCAGCTGTTAGACTGATTCCCACATTGTTCATGAGTGACCCTTACAAAAAAGGGGTGGTGGCCAAATATTGTTTCAGTTCTTTTAGTGGGAATTCTACATCCTATTTCTACAGCCCATAAACATTTACAATAGACTAGTTTAGCACTCAGACGACCAGGATATTGAAACTACTAGCTGCAGCTACTGATGACCCCTGGCCACTGAATTTGGGCCATTCTGGCCTAATGGTCCCTAATGCtgtggtgagggggggggggggggggggggtcattgtgAAGGCCTCTCGATAGGCTTACATGTATGTCAATCAAGTGATTCTAGTCTGTAGAGaaacgttgttttttttgttttttttaaaatgtcatgcGATCGACCAGTAGTAGCTTACTTCAGTGACGACCCTGaccacagttgccgtaatgctgaaatgcgaccttgtaattgactattcgtactaaaacgtactgaaacattttggcagagtgctgtgtacaaccagtatggatcaacaaattcatcaattgatccatatataaggtgctctgtattataaggcgcactgtgtttttttgagtaaatttaaagtttttaagtgcgcctcatagtgtggaaaatacggtactttttccACTGCACTGTACGATAAAGAGAAGGCTGGAAAAACGGGATGTATATTCAAGCAGATCAGTCAAGGTTCATTCTGGTTCAGATGCTGATGTTTTCGGACCTCTTAACCCAACAGCAGGAAGGGCGCAGTGTCGTCAAAAGGGCCCATTGTGTTCTTGCAGTGTGCTGTGTGCCATGCAGGCCTCAGCCCATAAGTGACCCTTGTTGTTTCTTTGCAGGAACGGGTGAGACAGATACAAACAAGAACAATGGCTGCATCTCGGAGAAGCCGGCGGTGACTGACTCCACAGGCGCTGAGGGCCCCCGCTCAGCCTGGACCTCGGCCAGCACAGCTGACCCTGACGCTGCCACACCGCGCCCCCATCTGGCCCGCCTTTTCTCCCGAGATGCCCCGGGCCGAGAGGACAACACCTTCAAAGAGCGACCCTCTGAATCGGACGAGCTGCAGACTATCCAGGAGCACAGCGGAGCGGCTTCAGAGTGCGGGTCGGAGAGCCCCGAGCAGGACCTAGACTAAGCTAGCCTTTCCTCCTTCCCTCTTCCATCTCACTTCCATCTTCTTTGCGCTCTCATTCCAAAGAGAGACGTAAACCCACACTTTTGACAACTTAACCACTAATTACGACTCTCCCAAGTATGGCATCCGCAAGCAGCGCTGCACAGGCCACCTTTGGGTTAGGCCGCAGAAAGAAGAACACCACCGTTCTGGATCAGCTTGGAAAATTCTTTGGAGcggacaaaaagaagaagagcaagGTGAGAGGGGATGGGAGTGTTTCAGTTTATTCAATCAATTATCTTCCAGAACTACAATTTTTCTGGCGCTTTAACAAATCGGTACAAAGATAATCCTCCGGACAGGCTTGAGTGTTTCCGTTCAATTTCACAGTCAATTGTTGTCTTTGGGTTGTCAATTTTCAGAAAAATAACTTTGGCTGGGGttgtaatgcttttgctgttatCATCACAAAGGTTGTGATTTTGAATCATTTAAAGATATCTATATGTTCTAGTGCTTCTGTTTGGATGGTACTAAAATTTGTAGTATTATCATTTGTATTAGTTAATATTGTACAGGTGATATAATTAAAAtacgttttttttgttaaacttTTTATGATTTAGATTCAAGCGCAAACGTATTATTTAGGATGCCCCAAAATGGATATGAAAGATTAAACTTTTTGCCAATATCATTTGTAATCTGCCATATTGTATATTTTATCTTTGACCCTTAGTAACATTTGCTGGTAATATATTACATATAACTGAGCAGCATATTGTTACAGTCCAGTACAAGCAAATCACCAaatgtattcattcattcatcctctaaaccgcttatcctcacaagggcCGCGGGCGTGCTGGCGTGCTGCCTATACTAGCAGCATCACCAAATTAAGTTGACGGAAATGACTTTTCTTTGAGTTCaggatgtaattaaaaaaaaaaaaaaacacaaaatatggtGAAACATTGTTTTATCAAACGGTAATTGTGCTATTCTAAAACGGTTAGATTCAGAAGTAAATGGATAATGGCAGCATTGGGATGATTTGCGTTTGTGCACCAACACAATGAAACTAAACCAGTCAAAACATAATTAAATTatacattttcatatttttttctttattcaagAAGTTTGCTATTTACTATTTATGAATTATAGTCATTTTATGCAGTTCACCTCCAATTTGGGACTTCACATCAGCTAAGGGTATTCAGGTTAGTTTATCATTTATTATACTCATTAACTTTTGCCCAACAGTTCTGATGTTTGGGATTTGAATGTCAGTTAGAAGATCGCCCTCCTCCCAcgtaaaaaaaaacccccaaagtTTGGTAAATTGTCCTCAGGTGGTTGTTTGATTTCGTAAAATCCTATCCTTTTCCTTTCGGGCTGTCCCATTAGGCGTCTCTTTTTCCATAATTACAAACTAATTGAATGAAAAACAGCCACTAACTTATTTTTCATGTGTGGTTGATTTGCCCTCTTACTTCTTTGCCTATCATATCCATGAAATATTGTACGTACTGAAAACTGTAAACAGAGAATGGAAAGGCAAAAatagtcaaacaaaaaaaaacgttatccACATACGTCTGTATCTAACTGTATTGTTGGACAAAATTTCAATCTTGTGTTGTCAGAATCCCATTAACTAAGCTCAGTTTTATTGTTTTGGGGCATATCATTGGGCAAAAAGCAAAAGTATGTTTGGCTTAGTGGTTATGAAACCACAGCTGTGATACACTGCAGCTGAATCCAAAGCAAGCCTCTTGTAGTTTTGCCAGAAAGAGGACGCAGGTTGGCTCTATGTAATTTGACATTGTTCGTTAACACTTTTTGATTAAACACTTTATCAGGAATAAATTGTGCCACAAACTGTTTTGCATTTCTGTtgatcacacttttttttttcctctattgATAAAATCATAAGCTTGCCAAGGAATATGTTAACGAACCAAATTGTGGACTTTTATATTAGGTGATATTATTTCTTCTGcaatatttgatcattttttcTGTGTAAGTTGCTTGTAATAATTTAAAGAGTTTACgttaaaatatatatgtatatagaaaTATAAAACAGTACTATGTTTATGTACACGCCAAGGGTTTGCCTTCATATATTTAATGTTCATGTCTGAAGTATCTAAGATGCAATTGGCCCACCACCTTTGTTGCCTCAAGCCAAAAGGAACCAGCACTTTCTGCTGTAGACGCTTTTCATTCACAACAATTCAGCATAAAGATATTTTTATACAGGTATTACTACTGCACAAATACATTAAATCAGACTTAGCACCTGTATACATAATATATGACTGTCTAGGTGTTTGCTTGAGTTTTAAATATCCGTGTATTTAATGACAAATTTTCAGGTATGAAAATACGTCCAAATTATCTTTTATTTCAACGGGTTTGCAACTTCCGCCTGCTCTGTATGGCCACGTTCCGTGCATCCTAAGCTAAGAAAATATGGCCTCTTGTCAGCTGCaggaaaatgtttcattttaattCCAAAATGTGTCCAGTGGAAGAGCCATTTTCCACATGAATATTAGTGGTTTGAGCAAAAGAGCTGACATTCACATAAAAACGAGAAAATGTATTATAACCCATGTGTCTTGGATGGAGGAGGGAGCAGGAACACACTCTCCCTTCAACATCAGTCGCTAGCCTCAGGTTCATGTCTTTGACCTCCAAGTGTCAACTTTACAGTGGAtacttgtactgtatttgtttgCTGTGAACTCTTTGCTGTGACCAGTGAACTGTTCCTAGCCTGATCCCTGTTCTCAGCTTTTTGTATTATTGCTTAATTAAAAATCTTTAAcaccttttgtgtttttgttttgctttgctgcCCAATTTTCTTCAATGTGGTCcttcttctgtttttttaagaacattCTAACTTTTTACTTTATGTCCTAACAACTGACAAAAAATTGCTCTGGTGTTGACAATTTGCAATTGCTCATTTTGTGAATTTGAAAGTTCAAACAATGCATAACATGTATacttagttagttagttagttagttagttagttagttagttagttagttagttagttagttagttagttagttagttagttacatGTCATTTGAAAT from Syngnathus typhle isolate RoL2023-S1 ecotype Sweden linkage group LG10, RoL_Styp_1.0, whole genome shotgun sequence includes these protein-coding regions:
- the LOC133161531 gene encoding myelin basic protein-like, encoding MGQRHGKQESPTDTKALSPETNDERRPPAPTATTLAEEPQEETRDEVFGTGETDTNKNNGCISEKPAVTDSTGAEGPRSAWTSASTADPDAATPRPHLARLFSRDAPGREDNTFKERPSESDELQTIQEHSGAASECGSESPEQDLD